A region from the Corynebacterium halotolerans YIM 70093 = DSM 44683 genome encodes:
- the infB gene encoding translation initiation factor IF-2: MPGKLRVHELAKQLGVTSKELLATLKEQGEFVKTASSTIEPPVVKKMRAHYERQNGGGDAPAKSTSARPGPKPGAGAPKPGPKPGAQTPKPGAAGARPGPKPGAGAPRPGAQTPKSAPAPKPAAAEQTPKPTSAPKPGAGAATPKPGPKPGAGAPKPGPKPGGERPTPGNAMPKPGGRVPRVANNPFSSGGGERPAPRPGGGPRPGGGPRPGGGPRPGGGPRPGGAQGGKGGAPAKGGRGGQGGPRPGSDRPAQGGGRRPSPAMMPSHPSPGQMPSKAAGGGRGGRGAGGGGGARTGGGTGRPGGGGFRGGRRGGTAGAFGRPGGAPRRGRKSKRQKRNEYEAMQAPNVIGGVRLPDGGGKTVRLRRGASLSDFAEKINADPAALVQALFNLGEMVTATASVPEETLQLLGAEINYVVDVVSPEDEDRELLESFDLQFGEDEGSEEDLERRPPVVTVMGHVDHGKTRLLDTIRKANVGSGEAGGITQGIGAYQVPLTIEDRERRITFLDTPGHEAFTAMRARGAKSTDIAILVVAADDGVMPQTVEAINHAKAADVPIVVAVNKIDKPEAQPDKIRGQLTEYGLIPEEYGGDTMFVDISAKQGQHIDELLEAVVLTADAELDLRANPEMDAQGLAIESHLDRGRGPVATVIVQRGTLRVGDSIVVGDTFGRVRRMVDEYGNDVEEAGPSRPVQVQGLNGVPGAGDNLLVVEDDRVARQIAAQRDARKRSAQQARSRKRVSLADLDAVLKETSTLNLILKGDNAGSVEALEESLLKIEMDDEVELNIIDRGVGAVTQTNVTLASASDAVIIAFNVRAEGKATEEANAEGVDIRYYTVIYRAIEEVEQALTGMLKPIYEEREVGAAEIRATFRASAIGLIAGCMVESGKVRRGASVRLIRDGNVIADNAKITSLRREKDDVTEVSAGYECGMVLSYPNIEVGDRIEVFEQVEVPRT, translated from the coding sequence GTGCCCGGAAAGCTACGCGTCCACGAGCTCGCCAAGCAGCTCGGCGTAACCAGCAAGGAACTGCTCGCCACGCTCAAGGAGCAGGGCGAGTTCGTCAAGACCGCATCTTCGACCATCGAACCGCCGGTGGTCAAGAAGATGCGTGCCCACTATGAGAGGCAGAACGGCGGCGGCGACGCCCCCGCCAAGTCCACGAGCGCCAGGCCCGGTCCGAAGCCGGGTGCCGGTGCCCCCAAGCCCGGTCCGAAGCCGGGTGCCCAGACCCCGAAGCCGGGTGCCGCCGGTGCCAGGCCCGGCCCGAAGCCGGGCGCCGGTGCCCCCAGGCCGGGTGCCCAGACCCCGAAGTCTGCTCCGGCGCCGAAGCCGGCCGCCGCTGAGCAGACCCCCAAGCCCACCTCCGCGCCCAAGCCGGGCGCCGGTGCGGCCACCCCGAAGCCGGGCCCGAAGCCGGGCGCCGGTGCCCCCAAGCCCGGCCCGAAGCCGGGCGGCGAGCGCCCGACCCCGGGCAACGCCATGCCGAAGCCGGGTGGCCGTGTTCCGCGCGTGGCCAACAACCCGTTCTCGTCGGGCGGCGGCGAGCGTCCCGCTCCGCGTCCCGGCGGCGGTCCGCGTCCCGGCGGCGGTCCCCGTCCCGGCGGCGGCCCGCGTCCCGGCGGCGGCCCGCGTCCGGGCGGTGCCCAGGGTGGTAAGGGCGGCGCCCCGGCCAAGGGCGGCCGTGGCGGCCAGGGCGGTCCCCGCCCGGGCAGCGATCGCCCGGCCCAGGGCGGTGGCCGTCGTCCCAGCCCTGCAATGATGCCGTCGCACCCGAGCCCGGGTCAGATGCCTTCCAAGGCGGCCGGCGGCGGCCGTGGTGGTCGCGGCGCCGGTGGCGGTGGCGGCGCCCGTACGGGTGGCGGCACGGGTCGCCCCGGTGGCGGTGGCTTCCGCGGCGGCCGTCGCGGCGGAACTGCCGGTGCCTTCGGACGTCCGGGTGGCGCACCGCGTCGCGGACGTAAGTCGAAGCGTCAGAAGCGCAACGAGTACGAGGCGATGCAGGCCCCGAACGTCATCGGTGGCGTCCGCCTGCCCGACGGCGGTGGCAAGACCGTCCGCCTGCGTCGCGGCGCCTCCCTGTCCGATTTCGCCGAGAAGATCAACGCCGATCCGGCCGCACTGGTCCAGGCGCTGTTCAACCTGGGTGAGATGGTCACCGCGACCGCCTCGGTCCCCGAGGAGACCCTGCAGCTGCTGGGCGCGGAGATCAACTACGTCGTCGATGTCGTCTCCCCCGAGGACGAGGACCGCGAGCTGCTCGAATCCTTCGACCTGCAGTTCGGTGAGGACGAGGGCTCCGAGGAGGACCTCGAGCGTCGTCCTCCGGTGGTCACCGTCATGGGCCACGTCGACCACGGCAAGACCCGCCTGCTGGACACCATCCGTAAGGCGAACGTCGGTTCCGGCGAGGCCGGCGGCATCACCCAGGGCATCGGCGCCTACCAGGTGCCGCTGACCATCGAGGACCGCGAGCGCCGCATCACGTTCCTGGATACCCCGGGTCACGAGGCATTCACCGCCATGCGTGCCCGTGGTGCCAAGTCCACGGATATCGCGATCCTGGTCGTGGCCGCCGACGACGGTGTCATGCCGCAGACGGTGGAGGCCATCAACCACGCGAAGGCCGCTGACGTGCCGATCGTGGTCGCAGTGAACAAGATCGACAAGCCGGAGGCCCAGCCGGACAAGATCCGCGGGCAGCTCACCGAGTACGGCCTGATCCCGGAGGAGTACGGCGGCGACACCATGTTCGTCGACATCTCCGCCAAGCAGGGCCAGCACATCGACGAGCTGCTCGAGGCCGTCGTCCTCACCGCGGACGCCGAGCTGGATCTGCGGGCGAACCCGGAGATGGACGCCCAGGGCCTGGCCATCGAGTCCCACCTGGACCGCGGCCGCGGCCCGGTGGCCACGGTCATCGTCCAGCGCGGTACGCTGCGCGTCGGCGACTCCATCGTGGTCGGCGACACCTTCGGTCGTGTCCGCCGCATGGTCGACGAGTACGGCAACGACGTCGAGGAGGCCGGTCCCTCGCGTCCGGTGCAGGTGCAGGGCCTCAACGGCGTGCCCGGTGCCGGCGACAACCTGCTCGTGGTCGAGGACGACCGCGTGGCACGTCAGATCGCCGCGCAGCGTGACGCCCGCAAGCGTTCCGCACAGCAGGCGCGCTCCCGCAAGCGCGTCTCCCTCGCGGACCTGGATGCGGTGCTCAAGGAGACCAGCACCCTCAACCTCATCCTCAAGGGCGACAACGCCGGCTCCGTCGAGGCGCTGGAGGAGTCCCTGCTGAAGATCGAGATGGACGACGAGGTCGAGCTGAACATCATCGACCGTGGCGTCGGTGCGGTCACGCAGACCAACGTGACGCTGGCCTCCGCCTCGGACGCGGTGATCATCGCCTTCAACGTCCGTGCCGAGGGCAAGGCCACCGAGGAGGCCAACGCCGAGGGCGTCGACATCCGCTACTACACGGTCATCTACCGTGCGATCGAGGAGGTCGAGCAGGCTCTCACGGGCATGCTCAAGCCGATCTACGAGGAGCGCGAGGTCGGTGCCGCGGAGATCCGTGCGACCTTCAGGGCCTCGGCCATCGGTCTCATCGCAGGTTGCATGGTCGAGTCCGGCAAGGTCCGCCGCGGCGCTTCCGTCCGCCTGATCCGCGACGGCAACGTCATCGCCGACAACGCGAAGATCACGTCGCTGCGTCGCGAGAAGGACGATGTCACCGAGGTCAGCGCCGGCTACGAGTGCGGTATGGTCCTGTCCTACCCGAACATCGAGGTCGGTGACCGGATCGAGGTCTTCGAGCAGGTCGAGGTGCCGCGCACCTAA
- a CDS encoding YlxR family protein: MPETRDSVTAPREIRIRTCIATRERRPDTELLRVVLDPQDPTRSTALADPARRLPGRGAWITPDLAVLELAEQRRAFRRALRVSTTVDTGHVRRYLAAHAAGPDIVRKTEH, encoded by the coding sequence ATGCCGGAGACCCGCGACAGTGTGACTGCACCGCGAGAGATCCGCATCCGAACCTGCATCGCTACCCGGGAGCGCAGGCCCGACACCGAACTGCTCCGGGTGGTCCTCGATCCGCAGGACCCCACCCGCAGTACGGCGCTCGCGGACCCCGCGCGTAGGCTGCCCGGCAGGGGAGCCTGGATTACCCCCGATCTCGCGGTACTCGAGCTGGCGGAACAGCGCCGCGCCTTCAGGCGGGCGTTGCGGGTGTCCACGACAGTGGACACCGGTCACGTACGCAGGTACCTCGCAGCACATGCTGCCGGACCCGACATTGTAAGGAAGACCGAACACTGA
- a CDS encoding DUF4439 domain-containing protein, which produces MTHVHRRLITLATVALLTAAPALSACSVDDVIGVFGPRADAEVLSLAQRADTDAAALAETAPETAELRRRHANQLYAEIDRLCGVRDDGRVPDSCAVERTTPEVGSTDPGEVLDRSHELILEEMTGLPDGSVALVTGQAIDLAALADPVELPEAFELTDREDVAAAQELLAWEHAASYGLGLASAYLSADQVDALAELADAHDERVLGLRALLEPSGQAPVAAPGYELEAFPAPTDPASAAEFITSLEADTVQLWHAAAADAHTAQWREWSVAGAAHAQDAAGGHNFTA; this is translated from the coding sequence GTGACGCACGTGCACCGCCGCCTGATCACGCTCGCCACCGTCGCCCTGCTCACCGCTGCGCCGGCCCTGTCCGCCTGCAGCGTCGATGACGTGATCGGGGTCTTCGGCCCGCGCGCGGACGCCGAGGTGCTCTCCCTGGCGCAGCGCGCCGACACCGACGCCGCCGCCCTGGCCGAGACCGCTCCCGAGACCGCCGAACTGCGCCGTCGCCACGCGAATCAGCTCTACGCCGAGATCGACCGGCTGTGCGGCGTGCGTGACGACGGCCGCGTACCCGACTCGTGCGCGGTCGAGCGCACCACCCCGGAGGTCGGGAGCACCGACCCCGGCGAGGTGCTCGACCGGTCGCATGAGCTCATCCTCGAGGAGATGACGGGCCTGCCGGACGGATCCGTGGCCCTGGTCACCGGCCAGGCCATTGACCTGGCGGCGCTGGCGGATCCGGTGGAACTGCCCGAGGCCTTCGAACTGACGGACCGGGAGGACGTGGCCGCCGCGCAGGAGCTGCTGGCCTGGGAGCACGCGGCCTCCTACGGGCTGGGGCTGGCCTCGGCGTATCTCTCCGCCGACCAGGTGGACGCCCTCGCCGAACTCGCCGACGCCCACGACGAACGGGTCCTGGGGTTGCGGGCGCTGCTCGAACCGTCCGGCCAGGCGCCGGTGGCAGCGCCCGGCTACGAGCTCGAGGCCTTCCCCGCCCCGACCGACCCTGCCTCGGCCGCCGAGTTCATCACCTCACTGGAGGCCGACACCGTGCAGCTGTGGCACGCCGCGGCCGCCGACGCTCACACCGCGCAGTGGCGCGAGTGGTCCGTGGCGGGTGCGGCACATGCGCAGGACGCGGCGGGCGGCCACAACTTCACCGCCTGA
- the rimP gene encoding ribosome maturation factor RimP has protein sequence MAFPGVDELTDLITPATSSHGLDIEGIKITRAGRKSVVAIKLDADARPDLDLLELVSQEISTLLDAAEERGEANFGAGYTLEVSTPGVDLPLTAPRHWRRNRHRLVQLTEDGQKSQWRIGALNEEQTAVILVTTRKKDLVVRELEFTNPVHAVVEVEFAKPPAAETELTGLEYDTAIQWREDNK, from the coding sequence ATGGCATTCCCCGGCGTCGACGAACTGACCGACCTGATCACCCCCGCGACCTCCTCCCACGGACTGGACATCGAGGGCATCAAGATCACCCGGGCGGGCAGGAAATCAGTGGTGGCGATCAAGCTCGACGCCGACGCCCGACCCGACCTCGACCTCCTCGAGCTCGTCTCCCAGGAGATCTCCACGCTTCTCGACGCCGCGGAGGAACGCGGGGAGGCCAACTTCGGCGCCGGCTACACCCTCGAGGTCTCCACCCCGGGCGTGGACCTGCCGCTGACGGCCCCACGGCACTGGCGCCGCAACCGCCACCGCCTGGTGCAGCTGACCGAGGACGGGCAGAAGTCGCAGTGGCGCATCGGCGCGCTCAACGAGGAGCAGACCGCAGTGATCCTGGTTACGACCAGGAAGAAGGATCTGGTCGTCCGGGAACTGGAATTTACGAATCCCGTGCACGCGGTGGTAGAAGTTGAGTTCGCCAAACCGCCGGCGGCAGAAACAGAGCTGACCGGTCTCGAGTACGACACAGCCATCCAATGGCGAGAGGACAACAAGTGA
- the nusA gene encoding transcription termination factor NusA encodes MNIDLQALKAIEDDKGIDVDDLLGTIAGALLHAYREFRGTEADGSSKARVDIDTTTGSVAVTVSELDDDGEVVSEYDDTPANFGRVGARAVREAIVRRLREAEAGRVFDAYQSFEGRVVSGVVQRDVRANDRGIVVVQLGTEADSQDGILLPAEQLPGEKLRHGDRVKCFIVGVQRGPQNVQVNLSRTHPELVRGLFELEIPEVADGSVEILGIAREAGHRSKVAVVGRVKGLNAKGACIGPRGQRVSNIMRELGGEKIDIIDYSEDPATYVGNALAPSKVVRVEVTDPEAQTAKVTVPDYQLSLAIGKEGQNARLAARLTGWKIDIHSDAD; translated from the coding sequence GTGAATATCGACCTGCAGGCGCTGAAGGCGATCGAGGACGACAAGGGGATCGACGTCGACGACCTGCTCGGCACCATCGCCGGAGCCCTCCTGCACGCCTACCGCGAGTTCCGCGGCACCGAGGCGGACGGCAGCTCGAAGGCGCGCGTCGACATCGACACGACGACCGGCTCGGTGGCGGTGACCGTCTCCGAACTCGACGACGACGGCGAGGTCGTCTCCGAGTACGATGACACCCCGGCCAATTTCGGCCGGGTGGGCGCCCGCGCCGTGCGCGAGGCCATCGTCCGCCGCCTGCGTGAGGCGGAGGCCGGCCGCGTCTTCGACGCCTACCAGTCCTTCGAGGGCCGCGTCGTCTCCGGCGTGGTCCAGCGCGACGTCCGCGCCAACGACCGCGGCATCGTCGTCGTCCAGCTCGGCACCGAGGCCGACTCACAGGACGGCATCCTGCTGCCCGCCGAGCAGCTCCCCGGTGAGAAGCTCCGTCACGGCGACCGCGTCAAGTGCTTCATCGTCGGCGTGCAGCGCGGTCCCCAGAACGTCCAGGTCAATCTCTCCCGCACCCACCCCGAGCTGGTCCGCGGACTGTTCGAGCTGGAGATCCCCGAGGTCGCCGACGGTTCCGTCGAGATCCTCGGCATCGCCCGCGAGGCCGGCCACCGCTCCAAGGTCGCCGTCGTCGGCCGCGTCAAGGGGCTCAACGCCAAGGGCGCGTGCATCGGCCCGCGCGGGCAGCGCGTGTCCAACATCATGCGCGAGCTCGGCGGCGAGAAGATCGACATCATCGACTACTCGGAGGACCCGGCGACCTACGTCGGCAACGCCCTGGCGCCGTCGAAGGTCGTGCGCGTGGAGGTCACCGATCCGGAGGCGCAGACCGCCAAGGTGACGGTGCCGGACTACCAGCTGTCCCTGGCCATCGGCAAGGAGGGGCAGAACGCCCGCCTGGCCGCGCGGCTGACCGGATGGAAGATCGACATCCATTCCGACGCCGACTAG
- a CDS encoding MMPL family transporter: MSVPTTRAFRWLALVLLALGIGVMALGSAEQPASPTGMLPDGAESTRVAELQAQQPGDEGGTAIVLFSSDDPLDLAVLGQRAGSLGGPLIPNEDGTGALVPVDVSSNGLSDNAERVQELRDQASSDLPEGVTAQVTGPAAIDADLSGVFEGANFLLLGVTALIVAVLLIVTYRSPILWIIPLLVIGVADRVAATAFTWVLDAFGVVWNESTTGILSVLVFGAGTNYALLLISRYRDELHRHENRFEAMATAWGPTARTVLASAVTVVIGVACLLLSATPSTRGLGLASAVGIAIAFIFGVFVLPGVLLFFGRWIFWPVRPKVGEEPDHRVWDRISGFVRRRPVPLMIVSLVVLGISCLGALQVSTGISQSEQFIDTPESIAASEELSEKFPGQDATPAIVVTTQPEEATAILEGEGATVQEDEPVGEQAFLQVSGPDTAELRELLAETDALVGGQDAQLYDTEEYAGQDRILIFPLVLALVFVALIFLLRSLLAPAIMVASVLLTNVAALGLGWWISSGLFGFDNFDSTTPLYAFVFLVALGIDYTIFLVTRAREEAGVHGTKEGILRSLSATGGVITSAGILLAAVFAALGVLPLVVLAQVGIVIFIGVLLDTLIVRTILVPSLVQLLGEKFWWPAKVDSKRPRDNGDPCVPAGAGSTAATAADREH; the protein is encoded by the coding sequence ATGTCGGTACCCACCACGCGCGCCTTCCGCTGGCTCGCTCTCGTTCTCCTCGCCCTCGGCATCGGGGTGATGGCCCTCGGCTCAGCGGAACAGCCCGCCTCACCCACCGGCATGCTGCCCGACGGTGCCGAGTCCACCCGGGTCGCCGAACTCCAGGCGCAGCAACCCGGCGACGAGGGCGGAACCGCCATCGTGCTCTTCTCCTCCGACGACCCGCTCGATCTCGCCGTCCTGGGCCAGCGTGCCGGGTCCCTCGGCGGCCCGTTGATCCCCAACGAGGACGGCACCGGCGCGCTCGTGCCCGTGGACGTCAGCTCGAACGGCCTGTCCGACAACGCGGAAAGGGTCCAGGAGCTGCGGGACCAGGCCTCGAGTGACCTGCCGGAGGGCGTGACCGCCCAGGTCACCGGTCCCGCCGCCATCGACGCCGACCTCTCCGGTGTCTTTGAGGGCGCGAACTTCCTGCTGCTGGGCGTGACCGCCCTCATCGTCGCGGTGCTGCTGATCGTCACCTACCGCTCCCCCATCCTGTGGATCATCCCCTTACTGGTCATCGGCGTCGCCGACCGCGTCGCCGCCACCGCGTTCACCTGGGTCCTCGATGCCTTCGGGGTGGTGTGGAACGAGTCCACCACGGGTATTCTCTCCGTCCTCGTCTTCGGTGCCGGCACCAACTACGCCCTGCTGCTCATCTCCCGCTACCGGGATGAGCTGCACCGCCACGAGAACCGCTTCGAGGCCATGGCGACGGCCTGGGGTCCGACCGCGCGCACCGTCCTGGCCTCCGCGGTCACCGTCGTGATCGGCGTGGCCTGCCTCCTGCTCTCGGCCACCCCGTCCACCCGCGGCCTGGGACTGGCCTCGGCGGTGGGCATCGCCATCGCCTTCATCTTCGGGGTGTTCGTCCTGCCCGGCGTGCTGCTGTTCTTCGGCCGCTGGATCTTCTGGCCCGTGCGCCCGAAGGTCGGGGAGGAGCCGGACCATCGCGTCTGGGACCGCATCTCCGGCTTCGTGCGCCGCCGTCCGGTCCCGCTCATGATCGTCTCCCTGGTCGTGCTGGGCATCTCCTGCCTGGGTGCCCTGCAGGTGAGCACCGGCATCAGCCAGTCCGAGCAGTTCATCGACACGCCCGAGTCGATCGCCGCGTCCGAGGAGCTCTCCGAGAAGTTCCCGGGACAGGACGCCACCCCGGCTATCGTGGTGACCACTCAGCCGGAGGAGGCCACCGCCATCCTGGAGGGCGAGGGGGCGACCGTGCAGGAAGACGAACCCGTCGGTGAGCAGGCCTTCCTGCAGGTCTCCGGCCCGGACACCGCGGAACTGCGGGAGCTGCTGGCCGAGACCGACGCCCTCGTCGGCGGCCAGGACGCGCAGCTCTACGACACCGAGGAATACGCGGGCCAGGACCGGATCCTCATCTTCCCGCTGGTGCTGGCCCTGGTGTTCGTCGCGCTGATCTTCCTGCTGCGTTCCCTGCTCGCCCCGGCGATCATGGTCGCCTCCGTGCTGTTGACGAACGTCGCCGCCCTCGGCCTCGGCTGGTGGATCTCCTCGGGGCTGTTCGGTTTCGACAACTTCGACTCCACCACTCCGCTCTACGCCTTCGTCTTCCTCGTGGCCCTGGGCATCGACTACACGATCTTCCTGGTCACCCGCGCCCGCGAGGAGGCGGGCGTGCACGGCACGAAGGAGGGCATCCTGCGCTCGCTGTCGGCCACCGGTGGTGTGATCACCTCCGCCGGCATCCTCCTGGCCGCCGTGTTCGCGGCCCTGGGTGTGCTGCCGCTGGTGGTGCTGGCCCAGGTCGGCATCGTCATCTTCATCGGTGTGCTCCTGGACACCCTGATCGTGCGCACCATTCTCGTCCCGTCGCTCGTGCAGCTGCTGGGAGAGAAGTTCTGGTGGCCGGCCAAGGTGGACTCGAAGCGGCCGCGTGACAACGGGGACCCGTGTGTTCCCGCCGGGGCGGGATCCACCGCCGCCACCGCGGCTGACAGGGAACACTAG